One window of the Mixophyes fleayi isolate aMixFle1 chromosome 6, aMixFle1.hap1, whole genome shotgun sequence genome contains the following:
- the IKZF3 gene encoding zinc finger protein Aiolos isoform X3: MEQVDLQGEDSSENMVNVKSESAESAASKHPEEIDLSYEYGSDCATYNSVQMERHNMSYDLNRPSMGKLYCDICGLSCNSLNVLLVHKRSHTGERPFQCNQCGASFTQKGNLLRHGKLHTGEKPFKCHLCSYACQRRDALSGHLRTHSVEKPFKCEFCGRSYKQRSSLEEHKERCRVYLQNISESAVDEPKQMKPEMGSERAMVLDRLASNVAKRKSSMPQKFIGEKRQCFEVPYNNFLYDKDHDVMPPRMMEQNIGSPMAYLSPGVLRPMIHTPPTASAEMVSVISSLYPMPLTRVDISNGHPPNLPDKEKKPVPERGLSPGANAHDSTDTDSSHEERACYPPNLNAAPMRTNSVLQPPREHPRVYDSLKFPGLSQRDLLQLVNKDGCPLGVYRCDHCYVLFLDYVMFTIHMGCHGFRDPFECNMCGHRSQDRYEFSSHIARGEHRLGMN; this comes from the exons ATGGAGCAGGTGGATCTTCAAGGAGAGGACAGCAGTG AGAACATGGTGAATGTAAAAAGTGAATCCGCAGAGTCGGCAGCCTCTAAGCACCCAGAGGAGATTGACTTGTCCTATGAATATGGCTCAGATTGTGCAACCTACAATAGCGTCCAAATGGAAAGACATAACATGTCCTATGACCTCAACAGACCCAGTATGGGAAAACTGTACTGTGACATCTGTGGACTCTCCTGCAACAGCCTCAATGTTTTACTGGTACACAAGAGAAGCCATACAG GGGAACGTCCTTTCCAGTGCAATCAGTGTGGAGCCTCATTTACCCAGAAGGGGAACTTGCTACGACATGGCAAGCTGCATACTGGAGAGAAACCCTTCAAATGTCACTTATGCAGCTACGCCTGCCAAAGGAGAGATGCCTTGTCTGGGCACCTCCGCACGCACTCTG TGGAAAAACCGTTCAAGTGTGAATTCTGTGGACGTAGCTACAAGCAGCGCAGCTCTCTGGAGGAACACAAAGAACGATGTCGTGTTTATCTGCAAAACATTAGTGAGTCTG CTGTCGATGAGCCCAAGCAGATGAAGCCGGAAATGGGGAGCGAACgggcaatggtgctggatcgttTAGCCAGCAATGTGGCGAAGAGGAAAAGCTCCATGCCTCAAAAGTTTATTG GAGAGAAGCGACAATGTTTTGAAGTCCCGTACAACAATTTCTTGTATGATAAAGATCATGATGTAATGCCCCCACGGATGATGGAACAGAATATAGGGAGCCCTATGGCCTACCTCAGTCCAGGGGTATTACGTCCCATGATTCACACTCCACCCACTGCCTCTGCTGAAATGGTGTCTGTTATAAGCAGCCTATACCCAATGCCACTCACACGTGTTGATATCTCGAATGGTCACCCACCCAACCTGCCCGATAAGGAGAAGAAGCCAGTTCCAGAAAGGGGTCTGTCTCCAGGTGCCAATGCTCATGACTCCACTGATACAGACAGTAGCCATGAAGAGAGAGCGTGTTATCCACCAAACTTAAACGCTGCTCCAATGAGGACAAATAGTGTTCTTCAGCCCCCCAGGGAGCACCCTAGGGTCTATGATTCCCTCAAATTTCCAGGGCTATCACAGCGTGACCTTCTTCAACTGGTAAACAAGGATGGATGCCCATTGGGGGTATATCGATGTGACCACTGTTATGTTCTTTTCCTGGATTATGTCATGTTCACCATCCATATGGGGTGCCATGGATTTCGAGACCCCTTTGAATGCAACATGTGCGGGCATCGCAGCCAGGACCGCTATGAGTTCTCCTCTCATATCGCACGTGGAGAACATAGGCTTGGCATGAATTAG
- the IKZF3 gene encoding zinc finger protein Aiolos isoform X1 codes for MTDVDTSMESVNCQEQPQPADLSVCSSKRAPETELHGVYQHCKEEDEARSESMEQVDLQGEDSSENMVNVKSESAESAASKHPEEIDLSYEYGSDCATYNSVQMERHNMSYDLNRPSMGKLYCDICGLSCNSLNVLLVHKRSHTGERPFQCNQCGASFTQKGNLLRHGKLHTGEKPFKCHLCSYACQRRDALSGHLRTHSVEKPFKCEFCGRSYKQRSSLEEHKERCRVYLQNISESAVDEPKQMKPEMGSERAMVLDRLASNVAKRKSSMPQKFIGEKRQCFEVPYNNFLYDKDHDVMPPRMMEQNIGSPMAYLSPGVLRPMIHTPPTASAEMVSVISSLYPMPLTRVDISNGHPPNLPDKEKKPVPERGLSPGANAHDSTDTDSSHEERACYPPNLNAAPMRTNSVLQPPREHPRVYDSLKFPGLSQRDLLQLVNKDGCPLGVYRCDHCYVLFLDYVMFTIHMGCHGFRDPFECNMCGHRSQDRYEFSSHIARGEHRLGMN; via the exons ATCTCAGTGTTTGCTCTTCAAAGAGAGCCCCAGAGACAGAGTTACATGGCGTATATCAGCACTGTAAGGAAGAGGATGAGGCTCGATCAGAGAGCATGGAGCAGGTGGATCTTCAAGGAGAGGACAGCAGTG AGAACATGGTGAATGTAAAAAGTGAATCCGCAGAGTCGGCAGCCTCTAAGCACCCAGAGGAGATTGACTTGTCCTATGAATATGGCTCAGATTGTGCAACCTACAATAGCGTCCAAATGGAAAGACATAACATGTCCTATGACCTCAACAGACCCAGTATGGGAAAACTGTACTGTGACATCTGTGGACTCTCCTGCAACAGCCTCAATGTTTTACTGGTACACAAGAGAAGCCATACAG GGGAACGTCCTTTCCAGTGCAATCAGTGTGGAGCCTCATTTACCCAGAAGGGGAACTTGCTACGACATGGCAAGCTGCATACTGGAGAGAAACCCTTCAAATGTCACTTATGCAGCTACGCCTGCCAAAGGAGAGATGCCTTGTCTGGGCACCTCCGCACGCACTCTG TGGAAAAACCGTTCAAGTGTGAATTCTGTGGACGTAGCTACAAGCAGCGCAGCTCTCTGGAGGAACACAAAGAACGATGTCGTGTTTATCTGCAAAACATTAGTGAGTCTG CTGTCGATGAGCCCAAGCAGATGAAGCCGGAAATGGGGAGCGAACgggcaatggtgctggatcgttTAGCCAGCAATGTGGCGAAGAGGAAAAGCTCCATGCCTCAAAAGTTTATTG GAGAGAAGCGACAATGTTTTGAAGTCCCGTACAACAATTTCTTGTATGATAAAGATCATGATGTAATGCCCCCACGGATGATGGAACAGAATATAGGGAGCCCTATGGCCTACCTCAGTCCAGGGGTATTACGTCCCATGATTCACACTCCACCCACTGCCTCTGCTGAAATGGTGTCTGTTATAAGCAGCCTATACCCAATGCCACTCACACGTGTTGATATCTCGAATGGTCACCCACCCAACCTGCCCGATAAGGAGAAGAAGCCAGTTCCAGAAAGGGGTCTGTCTCCAGGTGCCAATGCTCATGACTCCACTGATACAGACAGTAGCCATGAAGAGAGAGCGTGTTATCCACCAAACTTAAACGCTGCTCCAATGAGGACAAATAGTGTTCTTCAGCCCCCCAGGGAGCACCCTAGGGTCTATGATTCCCTCAAATTTCCAGGGCTATCACAGCGTGACCTTCTTCAACTGGTAAACAAGGATGGATGCCCATTGGGGGTATATCGATGTGACCACTGTTATGTTCTTTTCCTGGATTATGTCATGTTCACCATCCATATGGGGTGCCATGGATTTCGAGACCCCTTTGAATGCAACATGTGCGGGCATCGCAGCCAGGACCGCTATGAGTTCTCCTCTCATATCGCACGTGGAGAACATAGGCTTGGCATGAATTAG
- the IKZF3 gene encoding zinc finger protein Aiolos isoform X2 codes for MTDVDTSMESVNCQEQPQPADLSVCSSKRAPETELHGVYQHCKEEDEARSESMEQVDLQGEDSSENMVNVKSESAESAASKHPEEIDLSYEYGSDCATYNSVQMERHNMSYDLNRPSMGKLYCDICGLSCNSLNVLLVHKRSHTGERPFQCNQCGASFTQKGNLLRHGKLHTGEKPFKCHLCSYACQRRDALSGHLRTHSVEKPFKCEFCGRSYKQRSSLEEHKERCRVYLQNITVDEPKQMKPEMGSERAMVLDRLASNVAKRKSSMPQKFIGEKRQCFEVPYNNFLYDKDHDVMPPRMMEQNIGSPMAYLSPGVLRPMIHTPPTASAEMVSVISSLYPMPLTRVDISNGHPPNLPDKEKKPVPERGLSPGANAHDSTDTDSSHEERACYPPNLNAAPMRTNSVLQPPREHPRVYDSLKFPGLSQRDLLQLVNKDGCPLGVYRCDHCYVLFLDYVMFTIHMGCHGFRDPFECNMCGHRSQDRYEFSSHIARGEHRLGMN; via the exons ATCTCAGTGTTTGCTCTTCAAAGAGAGCCCCAGAGACAGAGTTACATGGCGTATATCAGCACTGTAAGGAAGAGGATGAGGCTCGATCAGAGAGCATGGAGCAGGTGGATCTTCAAGGAGAGGACAGCAGTG AGAACATGGTGAATGTAAAAAGTGAATCCGCAGAGTCGGCAGCCTCTAAGCACCCAGAGGAGATTGACTTGTCCTATGAATATGGCTCAGATTGTGCAACCTACAATAGCGTCCAAATGGAAAGACATAACATGTCCTATGACCTCAACAGACCCAGTATGGGAAAACTGTACTGTGACATCTGTGGACTCTCCTGCAACAGCCTCAATGTTTTACTGGTACACAAGAGAAGCCATACAG GGGAACGTCCTTTCCAGTGCAATCAGTGTGGAGCCTCATTTACCCAGAAGGGGAACTTGCTACGACATGGCAAGCTGCATACTGGAGAGAAACCCTTCAAATGTCACTTATGCAGCTACGCCTGCCAAAGGAGAGATGCCTTGTCTGGGCACCTCCGCACGCACTCTG TGGAAAAACCGTTCAAGTGTGAATTCTGTGGACGTAGCTACAAGCAGCGCAGCTCTCTGGAGGAACACAAAGAACGATGTCGTGTTTATCTGCAAAACATTA CTGTCGATGAGCCCAAGCAGATGAAGCCGGAAATGGGGAGCGAACgggcaatggtgctggatcgttTAGCCAGCAATGTGGCGAAGAGGAAAAGCTCCATGCCTCAAAAGTTTATTG GAGAGAAGCGACAATGTTTTGAAGTCCCGTACAACAATTTCTTGTATGATAAAGATCATGATGTAATGCCCCCACGGATGATGGAACAGAATATAGGGAGCCCTATGGCCTACCTCAGTCCAGGGGTATTACGTCCCATGATTCACACTCCACCCACTGCCTCTGCTGAAATGGTGTCTGTTATAAGCAGCCTATACCCAATGCCACTCACACGTGTTGATATCTCGAATGGTCACCCACCCAACCTGCCCGATAAGGAGAAGAAGCCAGTTCCAGAAAGGGGTCTGTCTCCAGGTGCCAATGCTCATGACTCCACTGATACAGACAGTAGCCATGAAGAGAGAGCGTGTTATCCACCAAACTTAAACGCTGCTCCAATGAGGACAAATAGTGTTCTTCAGCCCCCCAGGGAGCACCCTAGGGTCTATGATTCCCTCAAATTTCCAGGGCTATCACAGCGTGACCTTCTTCAACTGGTAAACAAGGATGGATGCCCATTGGGGGTATATCGATGTGACCACTGTTATGTTCTTTTCCTGGATTATGTCATGTTCACCATCCATATGGGGTGCCATGGATTTCGAGACCCCTTTGAATGCAACATGTGCGGGCATCGCAGCCAGGACCGCTATGAGTTCTCCTCTCATATCGCACGTGGAGAACATAGGCTTGGCATGAATTAG